The DNA segment GACTTTAGCTCTATCTTAACTCGTGGAAAAATCGAACAGGTAGCGGCGCTGCCAGCCGAGCGCAATGAACCGGACCTCGCGCACCTGCCACGCTTGAAAATGCATTTTAATCGCAAGAACCTGGGACGCTTGCGACAGCTGATTGATCGCGTCAATGACACCTGTCCAACTTGCCAAGCGGAAGCCACCGCATAGCGATGCTCTTGTAGCTTCGCTCCCCAGAGCGTGGTCGGCGCAGTCACAAGCTACCTACCCATGCTTGCCGAATGCCATCCGCAGCAATGATGGGCCGGCCTAGCCGCAACCCTATTGGCCAAGCCTTGATGGGTCACTCGTGGCCCCATTCCAGGCTGCCCAGACAGCGGCAATTTTTATAGCCGCCGTTTCAATTCGCAGAATTCTCCGCCCTAGATTGATCTGCTGCCAGCCGACAGCGCGCAGTGCGGAGCATTCCTCATTACTCAATCCCCCTTCCGGACCCACGATCACCTGCGCTGTTCCAGGGGCTTTCTGCTCCCTAAATCCATCTAGCATGTCCACCAAAGGTTGACTTACACCGTAAGGATGTGCAAACCATCGACACGGCGAAGGTGCGCTAGCCGCTACTGTTGCCTGTGGTGAGGCTAACAGTGCCGTCAGGCTGACAGCTGGCTGGACTTTCATCAAGTAATTTCGGCAACATTGCTTGCTGGCCTCGATCACTGCTCGCCTCAATCGCTCGATGACCTGCGATGTGGGCTGCGCAACCGAGCGCTGACATTCCAGCGGAATTAAACTCCGCACATCTAATTGAACCAGCATGTCGATCAAGGCTTTTTGACGATCGCCTTTGGGCAGCGAAACGAGTAAGTCCAATCCGCCCGAGTGCTCAATTGCCTCAGTCATCGTCGTCGCAATTTCAACCGATACCGACGATTTGCTGCTATGCACAATGCTCGCCTGGGCCACCAAGCCCTGGCCATCGAACAGTTCTACATGGTCGCCGGGGCGCAAACGCAGAACTGTTGCAGCATGTCGAGAATCCTCGGCACTCAGCAGCACATTACCACATTGCGGCAATTCGGGAACGTAGAATCGGCAACGGCTCATAGGTCTCGCAGGGAACAGGCATTTAGCATTGCTAGCATCTGGCTGACAACACATTGTGCCGATTGTACTCAAGTTTTTGACGCGTGGCTTCCGATGCACAGACGATGTGAAGGACTAGAACAAGACTTCCACTGGGTAGTGTTGTTGGCTGTTGGCTCGACATGCAAGGAAGCTGGCGTGACATATTGGCGATATTGGCGTTTCAACGCTCCTCCGTTTTCACATGAATATAACCAGCCTCTGTTTCGAGGCGCGACCGTCGAGGAAGCTCTGGCGCGGATCGAATTTCTAATTAGCAATCGCCGCAGTGTAGGCTCATTACTTGGCCCAGGCGGCGTGGGCAAATCATCGATTCTGCGACATTGCCATCTGCAGCCTACCTTCAGCCTGGATGTTCCCAATGTGCAGATGCAACGTTACTCAATGATGGGATTGCACAGCGGGGAATTGATATCGCGTTTGGTGACCTGGCTTACCGGTGATGCCACCCTAACCAGCTCGGCAACCGCTTGGACTCGGTTGTGTGACTATTTCCGATCGGCACAACGCGAAGGCGTGCAAACCGTTCTGCTGATCGACGACACCGAGAGCGGCTCGGCGGCGGCCGAATCCGACCTGTGCCGCCTGCTGTCGATGGCTTTTCCGCTGACCGTGGTCTTCGCTGTAGAAACGCAATTGGCCAGTGCTGTCAGTCGGTCGCTGTACGAACGGGTTGAATTGCAAGTTGAGCTGCCGCCGTGGGATTTCTCGCAGACTGCGGAATTCTTGATCTGGAGTACTCGACGGCTGGGGCGTGGCGAACCCATTTTCACAGAATCGGCCGTGCAGCGTATTCAACAACTGAGCGGCGGGATTGCCCGCCGCATCATTCAATTAGCCGATTTGGCACTGGTGGCTGGAGCTGTCTCGCAAAGCAGCTTTATCGACGGCCAGTGCGTCGAACAAGTTGCCTGTGAACTGCCCAAGTCGTTTGCTGCGGCGTAGCGTCAGTCGCTACGCTCGCCCAAGCGTGGAGGAATTGCCCGTAGGCTACCCACCGTCTGGTGACGGTGGCTACGGCTAGACACTGCCTGCTTTAGCGCCGCGCACCGCGTCCGCGTCCGCCTCGGTCTCCTCCTCCGCCGCCGCCGCGGCGGCCACCACCTCCGCCACCGAAACGATCGCCTCGGTCGCGACCGCGATCACCTCCGCGATCACTGCGCTCTCGATCACCTCCGCGATCAGGACGCTCGCCGCGGGGTTCGCCATCACTTGGCTCAGCGCTACCGGCCAGTTCGTCGGGCAAGCCCAATTCTTCGAGCGCTCTACGACGGCTGAGCTTGACGCGATCTTGCTCATCAATGTCGATGACAATGACTTTCATCGGATCGCCGACTTGGCAAATGTCGTCAACACTGGAGACATAGCCGCTGGAAAGCTCACTGATGTGCACTAGTCCATCGCGACCTGGCAGAATCTCAACGAATGCACCAAAGTCGCGCACGCTGCTAACGGTACCATCGTAAATCTTGCCGATCTGGGCGGTCGCCGTACAAGCTTCGACTCGCGTCATCGCCGCCTTGGCGCTTTCGTAGTCGGCAGCGGCAACAACGACGGTTCCATCATCTTCTACATCGATGGTTGCACCGGTGTCTTCTTGAATGGCACGAATGTTCTTGCCGCCAGGCCCGATCAACAAGCCGATCTTATCGGAGTCGATCTTCGTGCGGAGCAATCGAGGAGCGTAGCGACTAGTGTCGGTTCGCGGTCGAGGAATCGCCGTCAACATTTTGCGCAAGATTTCCATTCGCGCCTCACGCGCCTGCTTCAGCGTAGCGCGGACGATTTCTTCGCTGATACCGTCGATCTTCAAATCCAATTGAATGCCGGTGATGCCTTCGGGAGTTCCAGCGACTTTAAAATCCATGTCGCCAAAATGGTCTTCATCGCCAATGATGTCGGTCAGCAACACCCAGCGACTTTGCTCTTTGACCAAACCGATGCTAATGCCGGCCACTGGATTGGTTAGTGGTACACCGGCAGCCATCAGACCCAGCGTAGCCCCGCAAACGCTGGCCATCGACGATGATCCATTGGACTCCAGAATGTCGCTGATGATCCGGATTGTATATGGAAAATCTTCAGCATCGGGAATTACCGGTGCAACCGATCGCTCGGCCAACGCCCCGTGACCGATCTCGCGACGCCCAGGACCACGAATCGGCCGGCACTCGCCGACCGAATAAGACGGAAAGTTGTAATCTAGCATGAATTTCTTGGTGTACTCTTCCACCAGTCCATCCACGCGTTGTTCGTCACGACTGGTTCCCAGCGTTACAGTAATCAGGGCCTGCGTTTCACCGCGCTGGAAAATAGCGGAACCATGGGTTCGTGGCAGCACATCGGTTTCGCATTCGATATGTCGCAAACTGATCGAGTCGCGACCATCGGGCCGAGTACCTGACAAAATCAAATCGCGAATGACATACTCTTCTAATTCATGCCAAGCCGTGTTGAACGCATTGACACAGATGGCGCCTTCGGCTTTGGGATCAGGAATCAACTCGGCCAGAGCCTGCTGCTTGACTTGAGCAACCGCTTCTGCGCGAGCCAGTTTGCCGTCAGTTTGCTTGGCCGTGCGATAGCGATCGGAGTAACTACTCTTCAGCCGTTCCAACACGCCGTTGTCAGGCGCTGGCGTGAACGGCTTCTTTTCAGGTCGCACTCGATCGGCTAGCTCTTGCATCAAGGCGATCACCTCGCGAGCCACACCATGAGCAAACATGATAGCCTCGGCCATATCGTGTTCGGGAAGCTCTTGCGCGAAACCTTCGATCATCAGTATCGACTTGTCGCTGGCCGAGATAATCAAGTCCAGCTCGCTCTCTTCCAGTTGAGAAGCCGACGGAAAGGCGATCAATTGACCGTCGATGCGACCGACGCGAACCGAAGCCAATGGACCTTGAAACGGTAGGCTGCTGAGCGCCAGCGCCGCACTGGCTCCGTTCATGGCCAGCACGTCTGCGTCGTTCTGCAGATCACTGCTGAGCACCGTGGCTTGAATTTGAACTTCGTCGTTATATCCCTTGGGAAACAGAGGACGAATCGGACGATCCATCAGACGGCTGGTAAGAATTTCCTTGGTGGTCGGCCGGCCCTCGCGCTTGATAAATCCCCCGGGGAATTTGCCCGCCGCCGCCATTCGCTCGCGATAATCGCAAGTCAGCGGAAAAAAATCGGTTCCAGGTCGCGCCGGCCCACTGGCCACGGCTGTCAGAACCACTGTATCTCCATACTGCACCAACACGCTGGCCGCCGCCTGCTTGGCCAATTGTCCGGTTTCCATCGACAATACTTGGCTGCCGATTTGCTTTTCAACTCTGACTTTCACTGCTTCATTTCCTGATACTAGATGGTTGCAACGACTTGCAGCCGCCCATTGGGGACGGCAACACACTCGAATAACCTTAGAACAGAAAGGCTTGCGCCGTCACCCGGATACCTCCGGCGAACGTGCCTTTGGAAGTGCAATCGCAGGTCAAGCCAACGCTGACAATCCACTGCCAGCGCTGAATATCGCGCCGGTTAGGCTACTTGCGAATGCCCAATCGAGCCAGCAAGTCGAGGTACTGCTGCGGATCGTGCCGCCGAACATAATCCAGCAACCCACGACGTCGACTGACCATCGTCAGCAATCCGCGCCGACTGGCGTAATCCTTCTTATTGGTACGCATGTGCTCGGTGACGTGATTGATCCGCTGAGTCAAAATGGCGATCTGCACGGCAGATGAACCGGTATCGCTGTCGGACTTTTTGAAAGCGGAAATCGCTTGCTGGTTGAGTGCTTTACTAGTGGTCATCGCGGGGGGGATTGTTAGCTTCTGCTGTTACTAGACTTACTTTCTGTGTATCTTTGGTTAGACAAGCCGAAGATGGTAACGGAATCCTCGAATCTCGCAACCTCTATTTTCTGAACCTCCTCCAATTTTGTAATTTGGCTTGGCAGCCATTCCTAGTCCCCGCCCCCGAAAGTTCGATCCTCATCGGCAACCCATGGAAATCCAATGGAACTCTAGTGCCCGCCTATCTGCTTTGCACATGGCCTATTGCGCCCGGCGGCTGCCAAACGACTGCAAAATCCTGGGCAACGACAATCACCAGCAATCCCTGCTATTAGGGGATATGGCCCGGTGCCTGGCAGTTGCCGAGGATCGCTATTGGCAGTGGTTGTTTCAGCTTGCTCCGGATTGCTCCAATTGGCACGATTTATCGCAGCGGCTGATCATGCGCTGCCTTTCGCCTCATGAACGGACGACGGGCCAAGCGACCAGGCTGGCCGCTTGCCTGATCGGTGCTGAACGAGCCTTCGCCAATGAGCATCCGGATTTTGGGACAACGATCAAGTTCAGGGTGCGCCCTCTGCAAGAACAATGGGAAGCGTATGGGCCGGGGCTGTTAAGCCAGATCCAGCCGGTGGTTGGCCCCCAAGTCCTGGAAGAGCGCGCCGAGGTACTGTTGGTCCAGCCCATCGTCGGCGGATATGGCTTGGCCCACCTCAACACGAATCGCTGTCACATAGAAGCTGTGCTAACCAACGCCGATCCGCAACTGACCGAAACCCTTCGTCTGGCCTGGCTGCTAAGCCAACTGGGACTGGAGCGACCACCATACAGCGATCACATCAACGCACATCGCTTACCCATGATCGCCGCCCTGTCCATGCTGCCGCCCACGCTACATGCTGCCGAACAACTGGGCATTGGTCAGCTATCGGCGATTTGGCTCCAGCGAGCTATCGCCCAGTGGAAGCTACCCACGGCCGGCATCAGCGAAAATTCGTTGGCTGAAGTATTGCTAGTATGGTGGGAAACCGTCAATGATCATCAGACGTCCTGGTGTACCGCCATGACCGGACTGGATCGCATGGTCTTGAGCCAGGAGTAACAACCGATGCTGGTCAAAGAAATTATTGAAAAGAAGCGCGATGGTCAAGAATTGTCGGCTGCCGAAATCCAATTCCTGATTCAAGGGGTCACCACCGCATCGATACCCGACTACCAGGTGTCGGCATGGTTGATGGCGGTGCTGTGTCGCGGCATGAGTGATCAAGAAACAGCGGTGCTGACCGAGGCCATGCTCAATAGCGGCAATCGGCTGGCACGCTGCAGCAATCGTCCGCGCGTCGACAAACATTCCACCGGTGGTTTGGGGGACAAGACCTCATTGATCCTGGCGCCGTTGCTGGCCTGCTTTGATCTGGATGTTCCCATGCTCAGCGGTCGCGGCCTGGGAATTACAGGCGGTACGCTGGATAAGCTTGAGGCCTATCCTGGCTTTAGATGCGATCTAACGAGCCAGCAAATCAATGAACAACTAAATCGAATCGGCTGTGTCATTACAGGCACGACCAGCGATGTTGCCCCGGCCGATCGCCGCCTGTACGCGCTGCGCGATGTAACCGGCACAGTGCCATCAATACCTTTGATCACCGGCAGTATCATGAGCAAAAAACTTGCCGGATCGTTGGACGCGCTGGTGTTGGATGTCAAATGGGGTTCCGGCGCATTTATGACTACCTTGGAGGACGCTCGTCGATTGGAGGCCAGCTTGGTGCACACTGGTCGCCGAATGGGCGTCAAAACATCCTCGCTGGTGACTGACATGAACCAGCCGCTAGGCCAAATGGTGGGCAACGCCTGCGAAGTGAACGAAGCCTATGATGTGCTCTGCGGTGCTGGCCCCACCGACGTCGTTGAGTTGACCGTCCTGCTGGCTGCGGAGTTGCTAGTGGCAACCGGCACATCACCGTCACTGGACGCTGCACAATCGGTGTTGACCAAGGCGCTGAAGGATGGTCGGGCGCTAGCCCGATTTCAACAGTTGATCGAAGCTCAAGGCGGAGTATTTTCCGATCATTTGCCGCTAGCCCAAAAGCACGTGATCACGTCGCTTGACAAAGGTTGGCTGTGCGCCGTCAACGGTCGGGTACTTGGCAATGCTGTGATCGCCATGGGGGGCGGGCGGCAACAGCAGGGCGATCCAATCGACCCCAGCGTGGGTTTGCAAATGCTTGTCCGCATCGGTGACTCTATTGAGCGTGGCCAGGAGATTGGACATCTGTTTTGTGATGCACCGGCAGCAGAAACTCAACCGCTCATTAGCCAATTTCGCTCCGCGCTGTCCCTAGCTCCGCACCCTTACCCCGCCCCCAGTTTGATTGTTGCCACGGGATGAAATTGCTAAGCTCCGCACGAGTACATTGGCCAACGATTGCTTGCAGTTCACCACCCTCTGGCGACGGTAGCTACCTGAAACTCAACCATTGACGGCATCGACCGAGCCGTTTAGATTAGTGTCGTCAGGTAGTTACGATCACCAAAGCGTGGTCGGGTCGATGTAGCTGCGCTCGCCAGAGCGCAGATGCGCCAAGCAAGTTGCTATTGGTTTTCAAATACATCAGGAAACACGGTGGGTGTAGCTCAGTTGGTAGAGCGCTGGATTGTGGCTCCAGTTGTCGTGGGTTCGATCCCCATCACTCACCCTGCTTCTTGTTCTTTGCAGCAATTTGGAACACGTCTCAATCGCGTAGGAACTGCCTGCGACGCGGTAGCCTTCAGGTGGCCCAGCCTAATCCGACAGGCTCACCCCGCCGACTGGTGCGGCTGCCGACTACAGCAATTCTAGGTGACCTGTTACTTGATCAATTTTCTGGGCGAAGTCGGGCCCGATGGCCAGGCATGTTCGAGTCGGCTGGCCATGAAATTCGGTTTTGCCACTGTCGGTGATTAGGTGGACCGCCAGCCCCAGTTCAATCGCCCTGTCATGGATGGCCATCAAATCTTGTTCGCTATCGCAGCGACAACATACTTTTGCAGATGAGCCCATGAGCCAAGCTCGCTCGTGGTGCGGGAAATCATCCAGGCA comes from the Pirellulaceae bacterium genome and includes:
- a CDS encoding polyribonucleotide nucleotidyltransferase codes for the protein MKVRVEKQIGSQVLSMETGQLAKQAAASVLVQYGDTVVLTAVASGPARPGTDFFPLTCDYRERMAAAGKFPGGFIKREGRPTTKEILTSRLMDRPIRPLFPKGYNDEVQIQATVLSSDLQNDADVLAMNGASAALALSSLPFQGPLASVRVGRIDGQLIAFPSASQLEESELDLIISASDKSILMIEGFAQELPEHDMAEAIMFAHGVAREVIALMQELADRVRPEKKPFTPAPDNGVLERLKSSYSDRYRTAKQTDGKLARAEAVAQVKQQALAELIPDPKAEGAICVNAFNTAWHELEEYVIRDLILSGTRPDGRDSISLRHIECETDVLPRTHGSAIFQRGETQALITVTLGTSRDEQRVDGLVEEYTKKFMLDYNFPSYSVGECRPIRGPGRREIGHGALAERSVAPVIPDAEDFPYTIRIISDILESNGSSSMASVCGATLGLMAAGVPLTNPVAGISIGLVKEQSRWVLLTDIIGDEDHFGDMDFKVAGTPEGITGIQLDLKIDGISEEIVRATLKQAREARMEILRKMLTAIPRPRTDTSRYAPRLLRTKIDSDKIGLLIGPGGKNIRAIQEDTGATIDVEDDGTVVVAAADYESAKAAMTRVEACTATAQIGKIYDGTVSSVRDFGAFVEILPGRDGLVHISELSSGYVSSVDDICQVGDPMKVIVIDIDEQDRVKLSRRRALEELGLPDELAGSAEPSDGEPRGERPDRGGDRERSDRGGDRGRDRGDRFGGGGGGRRGGGGGGDRGGRGRGARR
- the rpsO gene encoding 30S ribosomal protein S15; amino-acid sequence: MTTSKALNQQAISAFKKSDSDTGSSAVQIAILTQRINHVTEHMRTNKKDYASRRGLLTMVSRRRGLLDYVRRHDPQQYLDLLARLGIRK
- the pth2 gene encoding aminoacyl-tRNA hydrolase, with translation MDESQASSIKQVIVMRHDLKMRRGKQIAQGAHASMSFLVQRLQSLGTICLDDFPHHERAWLMGSSAKVCCRCDSEQDLMAIHDRAIELGLAVHLITDSGKTEFHGQPTRTCLAIGPDFAQKIDQVTGHLELL
- a CDS encoding thymidine phosphorylase, whose product is MLVKEIIEKKRDGQELSAAEIQFLIQGVTTASIPDYQVSAWLMAVLCRGMSDQETAVLTEAMLNSGNRLARCSNRPRVDKHSTGGLGDKTSLILAPLLACFDLDVPMLSGRGLGITGGTLDKLEAYPGFRCDLTSQQINEQLNRIGCVITGTTSDVAPADRRLYALRDVTGTVPSIPLITGSIMSKKLAGSLDALVLDVKWGSGAFMTTLEDARRLEASLVHTGRRMGVKTSSLVTDMNQPLGQMVGNACEVNEAYDVLCGAGPTDVVELTVLLAAELLVATGTSPSLDAAQSVLTKALKDGRALARFQQLIEAQGGVFSDHLPLAQKHVITSLDKGWLCAVNGRVLGNAVIAMGGGRQQQGDPIDPSVGLQMLVRIGDSIERGQEIGHLFCDAPAAETQPLISQFRSALSLAPHPYPAPSLIVATG
- a CDS encoding 16S rRNA (uracil(1498)-N(3))-methyltransferase codes for the protein MSRCRFYVPELPQCGNVLLSAEDSRHAATVLRLRPGDHVELFDGQGLVAQASIVHSSKSSVSVEIATTMTEAIEHSGGLDLLVSLPKGDRQKALIDMLVQLDVRSLIPLECQRSVAQPTSQVIERLRRAVIEASKQCCRNYLMKVQPAVSLTALLASPQATVAASAPSPCRWFAHPYGVSQPLVDMLDGFREQKAPGTAQVIVGPEGGLSNEECSALRAVGWQQINLGRRILRIETAAIKIAAVWAAWNGATSDPSRLGQ